In a genomic window of Candidatus Bathyarchaeota archaeon:
- a CDS encoding peroxiredoxin, with protein MGTLKVGDKAPDFTLLDENMKSRSLHDFLGQNVVLAFFIGEFTLTCTMEVCEFRDSMARLTDLDAQVLGISVNDPELNKDFADKNLLPYPILSDSNHDVIQQYGLEQPLSVGDTQYVLAKHSIFIVNQQGIIRYVWLSTDPLVEPNYDEVQHALKKIT; from the coding sequence ATGGGTACTCTTAAAGTTGGCGACAAAGCTCCCGACTTTACCCTGCTTGACGAAAACATGAAATCCCGTAGCTTGCATGATTTTTTGGGGCAAAACGTAGTTTTAGCATTTTTCATAGGTGAATTCACGCTAACCTGCACCATGGAAGTATGCGAATTCCGTGATTCCATGGCACGCTTGACCGATTTAGATGCACAGGTTCTCGGAATCAGCGTCAATGATCCAGAGTTAAACAAAGACTTTGCAGACAAAAACCTGTTACCCTACCCTATACTAAGTGACTCTAATCATGATGTTATTCAACAGTACGGTTTAGAGCAACCCCTCTCAGTGGGGGATACACAATACGTGTTAGCTAAGCATTCGATTTTTATTGTTAACCAACAAGGCATAATACGATACGTATGGTTGTCAACTGACCCCTTGGTGGAACCCAACTACGACGAGGTTCAGCATGCCCTAAAGAAAATAACCTAA
- a CDS encoding ferredoxin:glutaredoxin reductase has product MTLTLEQVRKRAEADAKTFGYYLTPQPDLLQMFLEGLKTNEERYGYPSCPCRLATGNLDLDRDIICPCDYRDPDVAQYGSCYCRFYVNKAVFESQNLPEVPERRPREKQDRAYGLASNKSSVASSVPEKAAVPQAPQSVKPQIKKKLWYCKQCGYVVYREEPPYVCPICRAKQEMFAEIDASVEFKG; this is encoded by the coding sequence TTGACCCTGACCCTTGAGCAGGTTCGCAAACGCGCTGAAGCCGACGCCAAAACCTTCGGCTACTACCTTACCCCCCAACCTGACTTGCTCCAGATGTTTTTAGAAGGTCTAAAAACCAACGAGGAACGCTATGGGTACCCTTCTTGTCCCTGCCGTTTGGCCACTGGCAACCTTGACTTAGACCGTGACATAATCTGCCCCTGCGACTACCGCGACCCCGATGTCGCACAATATGGCTCCTGTTACTGCCGTTTTTACGTTAACAAAGCTGTTTTTGAGAGCCAAAATCTCCCGGAAGTGCCTGAACGGAGACCCCGAGAAAAACAGGACCGCGCCTACGGGCTTGCATCCAACAAGTCGTCCGTCGCCTCGTCAGTTCCTGAAAAAGCTGCTGTGCCGCAAGCTCCGCAAAGCGTTAAACCACAAATCAAAAAGAAGCTGTGGTACTGCAAGCAGTGTGGCTATGTGGTTTATCGTGAGGAGCCGCCGTATGTTTGCCCGATTTGTAGGGCTAAACAAGAGATGTTTGCGGAGATCGATGCCTCAGTAGAATTCAAGGGATAA
- the nth gene encoding endonuclease III, giving the protein MKQPTINLPPKQRLTEIITLLKKQYPNAKTALNYTNPLEILVATMLSAQTTDVRVNIVTQTLFKKYRSPQDYVNADLKELETDIHSTGFYHNKAKNLKACCQLLVEKFHSQVPKTMPELLELPGVARKTANIVLYNAYGITAGIAVDTHVRRLAERLGLTEQTDQDKIETDLMNITPKEEWMQLTDLLIFHGRQVCDAKKPQCSACVLNKLCPSAFTFG; this is encoded by the coding sequence TTGAAGCAACCCACCATAAACCTCCCACCCAAACAACGACTAACCGAAATAATCACGCTCCTCAAAAAACAGTACCCCAACGCCAAAACCGCCCTCAACTACACCAATCCCCTAGAAATCCTCGTCGCCACCATGCTCTCCGCCCAAACAACCGACGTCCGAGTCAACATCGTAACCCAAACCCTATTCAAAAAATACCGCAGCCCCCAGGACTACGTCAATGCTGATCTAAAAGAACTCGAAACAGACATACACTCCACCGGCTTCTACCACAACAAAGCAAAAAACCTCAAAGCATGCTGCCAACTCCTCGTAGAAAAATTCCACAGTCAAGTCCCCAAAACCATGCCCGAACTTCTCGAATTGCCTGGGGTGGCAAGAAAAACTGCCAATATCGTTCTCTATAACGCCTATGGCATAACCGCTGGGATAGCTGTTGATACTCATGTCCGGCGGCTTGCAGAGCGATTGGGGTTAACAGAGCAAACTGACCAAGACAAAATCGAAACCGACCTCATGAACATCACTCCCAAAGAGGAATGGATGCAACTAACTGATTTACTGATATTTCATGGTCGGCAGGTATGTGATGCCAAAAAGCCTCAATGTAGCGCATGTGTCCTCAACAAGCTTTGTCCCTCTGCCTTCACCTTCGGCTAA
- a CDS encoding glutaredoxin family protein, translated as MQYSKVAGNKNDHKVTLYALSTCVWCKLTKQYLNDNSVGYEFVDVDLLDENDKGLVHKAILEKGGNLGYPTVIVDDKTVITGFRKDKLKEALGV; from the coding sequence ATGCAGTATTCTAAAGTTGCTGGCAACAAAAATGACCACAAAGTTACCCTCTACGCATTGAGCACCTGCGTGTGGTGTAAGTTAACTAAGCAATACCTCAACGACAACAGCGTCGGCTACGAGTTTGTGGATGTAGATTTGCTTGATGAAAACGACAAAGGCTTGGTTCACAAAGCAATCCTTGAGAAAGGCGGCAACTTAGGTTACCCCACTGTAATCGTGGACGACAAAACCGTCATTACAGGATTCCGCAAAGATAAACTCAAAGAGGCCCTGGGCGTTTGA
- a CDS encoding ribbon-helix-helix protein, CopG family: MVNPTRITVAFDKQTADLLEKISTDADVSQSEIMRRALKFYSENKALEDPATKKKINSYLDMLLSGEHVILDVDHWLMFLQLINSSPQKEQFWSEHKEVARAHWEQLKGKVHSTEDMLMRLEACNFYRLIKNAPNDFTLVLVSEVSKQFIRIFLEEYFAAMGVKVEIKENLTKLRVTIKPGAKA, translated from the coding sequence ATGGTAAACCCAACAAGAATAACCGTAGCATTCGACAAACAAACAGCTGACTTACTAGAAAAAATAAGCACAGACGCCGACGTCTCTCAAAGCGAAATTATGCGCCGAGCCCTGAAATTCTACAGCGAAAACAAAGCCCTCGAAGACCCCGCAACAAAGAAAAAAATCAACTCTTACCTCGACATGCTGCTGAGCGGTGAGCATGTCATCTTAGACGTGGACCACTGGCTGATGTTCCTTCAACTAATCAACTCGTCCCCACAAAAAGAACAATTCTGGAGTGAACACAAAGAAGTTGCCCGTGCACACTGGGAACAACTTAAAGGCAAAGTTCACTCCACAGAGGACATGTTGATGCGGCTTGAAGCATGCAACTTTTATCGCCTAATCAAAAACGCCCCCAACGACTTCACTCTGGTACTGGTTTCTGAGGTTTCCAAGCAGTTTATCCGCATATTCCTTGAGGAATACTTTGCGGCCATGGGGGTTAAGGTGGAGATTAAGGAGAACTTAACCAAACTCAGAGTCACCATCAAACCCGGCGCCAAAGCCTGA